A single Brassica rapa cultivar Chiifu-401-42 chromosome A04, CAAS_Brap_v3.01, whole genome shotgun sequence DNA region contains:
- the LOC103863023 gene encoding SUMO-conjugating enzyme SCE1, with product MASGIARGRLAEERKSWRKNHPHGFVAKPETGPDGSVNLMVWHCTIPGKAGTDWEGGFFPLTMHFSEDYPSKPPKCKFPQGFFHPNVYPSGTVCLSILNEDSGWRPAITVKQILVGIQDLLDTPNPADPAQTDGYHLFIQDAVEYKKRVKLQSKQYPPIV from the exons ATGGCTAGTGGAATCGCTCGAGGTCGTTTAGCCGAGGAGAGGAAATCGTGGAGGAAGAATCATCCTCAT GGTTTTGTGGCGAAGCCGGAGACTGGGCCTGATGGGTCTGTGAATCTAATGGTGTGGCATTGCACTATTCCTGGTAAAGCCGGT ACTGATTGGGAAGGTGGATTCTTTCCATTAACGATGCACTTCAGCGAGGACTATCCGAGCAAGCCTCCAAAATGCAAATTCCCACAAGGCTTTTTCCACCCTAATGTCTATCCATCAGGGACAGTCTGTCTCTCTATCCTTAATGAGGATTCC GGATGGAGACCGGCCATCACAGTGAAGCAGATTCTTGTCGGTATTCAGGATTTACTTGACACTCCTAATCCCGCTGACCCTGCACAGACGGATGGTTATCATCTCTTCATCCAG GATGCAGTTGAGTACAAGAAAAGGGTTAAGCTTCAGTCTAAGCAGTATCCTCCCATTGTCTAA